The Candidatus Hydrogenedentota bacterium genome contains the following window.
CGGCGCCCGCGTCGGCTCGGAGGTCGGCGTGATCACCGACAAGCCCACCGTCACCCCCTTCGGCGTGCGCCCGGGCAACCAGGTCTACCTCACCGTCAGCGGCATCTCGCAGGCGAAGATGTCCGACTTCGACAGCCTCTACGCCTTCGTGGACATTCAGACGGCGGAGATGCTGACGGGCCGCCCGGGCGCCGACGGCATCCACATGAAGCTCACCGACCCCTTCCTGGCGGACGCCGTGGCAAACCGGGTCGAGGAGGCGCTTCCCTACCGCGCCGAGACGTGGTACCAGAACCAGGAGGCCTTCTTCGAGGCGCTCAAGCAGGAGAAGCTGGCGATGTTCATCATCCTGGTCTTCATCATCCTGGTGGCCGCCTTCAACATCACCAGCACCCTCATCATGATCGTCATGGAGAAGCGGCGCGACATCGGCATCCTGCGCACCCTCGGCAGCAGCAGCTGGTCCATCCTGCGGCTCTTCGTGCTCGAGGGCCTCATGATCGGCGTCGGCGGCACCCTCCTCGGCGTCATCGCGGGCACGCTGCTCGCCTACAACATCAACCCCGTCGCCGAGTTCGTCGCCGGGCTCTTCGGCATTGACCTGTTCAACAGCACCATCTACTACTTCGACGGCATCCCCGTCGCCGTGGTTCCCCTCGACATCCTCTGGATCACCGTGTCCGCCGTGGCGCTCACCTTCCTCTCCACGCTCTACCCCGCGTGGAGCGCCGCCCGGCTCAACCCCGTGGACGCCCTGCGCTATGAGTGACCCCGCGCCCAGCCTCATCGAATGCCGCGGCGTCCGCAAGGTCTTCCGCGACGCCGAGCGCACGCTCGAAATCCTGCGCGGCGTGGACCTCGAGGTCCCCGTCGGCGGCATCATGGCCATCAGCGGCGCCTCCGGCGCGGGCAAGAGCACCCTGCTCCACATCATGGGCACCCTCGACCGGCCCACGGACGGCGAGGTCCTCTTCCGCGGAGAGCCCCTCCACCGCATGGCCGCGTCCAAGGTCAACGCCATCCGCAACCGCGAGGTCGGCTTCGTCTTCCAGTTCTACCACCTGCTCCCCGAGTTCACGGCCCTTGAAAACGTCATGATGCCGGCCCTCTGCAAGGGGAAAACGGTCCGTGCCTGCCGCCCCCGCGCCGAGGAGCTCCTCGAGCGCGTCGGCCTGCGCGACCGCATGACCCACAAGCCCGGCAAGCTCAGCGGCGGCGAGCAGCAGCGCGCCGCCATCGCCCGCGCCCTCTTCAACAAGCCCTCCATCGTCCTCTCCGACGAGCCCACCGGCAACCTCGACGAGAAGACGGGCCGCGAAATCGTCGAGCTCCTCTGGGAGCTGAACGCCGCCGAAAACGTCACCCTCGTCCTCGTGACCCACGACGAGAGCCTCGCCGCCCGCGCCCACCACTGGGTGGCCCTCCACGAGGGCCGCGCCGAAAAGCGCGTGTAAGCGCCTCCCCTGCTCGCTCTTCCCTTTGCGCCTTCGCGCCTTCGTGGTGAAAACTCCGGAAAGATTCACCACGAAGGCACAAAGAAAGCAGGGAGAGCGCAAGCCGTCCACCCCGTCATTGCGAAGGCGCGCAGCGCCTGAAGCAATCTCTTGCAGGCAGGGCCACGGCGGGAACGAGATGGCTTCGCGGTGCTGCTAATGAAGTAGACGTCTTCTTCCGCAACGCAGGCTGCCGATTGCCGCCCGAACACGAATCCCAAACGCGGAAATGGCCGGAAACGAGCGCCTTGGGCATCCCGGAGGGATGCACGACATTAGCCGGTGGTTGAGCGCAGCGACACCACCGGACAGCAGGCCTCCTCCCTTCTTGAAGAACCCCGGCAGGGGTTCAGGACGCGTCGGCTCCCGTTGGCCCCGGAGTCCCGCACCCCTACCGGGGTGCCACAGAGGGGAGAGGCGACACCCGTTCCCGGTGGTGTCGCTGCGCTCAACCACCGGCTAATAGCCCTCACCCCTCCGGGGTGAAGAGGAAAAGGACTCTCGCATCCATACCTTCATGAACAGAATTCCCGCCTCCGGGCGGTCTGGGGCTCGCCATGACGCGTGTCCCCCCGTCATTGCGAACGAGCGAAGCGAGTGCGGCAATCTTGTTCCCGCCATCACCACAGTCTTCCCCAGTCATTGCGAAGGCGCGCAGCGCCTGAAGCAATCCCGTGCCCGCCATCGCCCCAATACCCCGCCCCTCCCGCCCGGCAACTGCGCGCGCCTGGAACAAGTTGCCCGTCCCCCCCCGGCGTGCCGTACACTCTCCCCGATAACGAGAGGGAGACCTGCCATGCGCCCTGCCCTGTTCCTGCTCCTCGCCGCAATCCTCTGCGCCCTCAACGCCCCCGCGCAGGAATCCCCCGCCCCGACCACAGCCCCGCCACAAGCCGCCCCCCCTGTCGCGGCGGTCCCTCCTGCCGCCCCCGTCACGACAACGCCCGTCCAGACTCCGGCGTTACAAGCAACCCCTGCCTCCCCTCCCGCCATCTCAAGTCCTCCGGCAACTGACGGCAAGGAACTCACGCTACTGGAGGAAAAGATCAACAGCCTAGAGGACAAGCGCATTGACGAGGCCACAGCAAGTATGGAGAGGAGTGCCAGCTGGTTCATCGGGTGGACCCAGATTGGCTTGGCGATCTTGGGATTCCTTGCAACAGTCCTGGGAGTCCTCGCAGCAATGCTATCTATAGCCATCGCCGTGTTAGCACAATGGGCCAAGGACCAGGCGTCAGGCGCAATAGAGTCCGTAGCCGAGGCAAAGAAGAAACTAGAAGAAGCAAGGAATGCTCTCACGGAGGCCAAAGATCAAGCATTACACGCAATGACGGCCCTTGCCGAAGCAAAAGAACAAGTGAAAGAGGCAAAAAGCACTGCTAGGGCAGTACAAGACTGGATGCACCAATTGCAGCAGTTGAAAGACGCCCCGATGGGCCAGCCCCCGTCGCCCAAAACGATTGCAGTCGCCACCTCTGCCGCAAATGGCGAGGATGCAGAAATGCCAGACCGTCTCATGGCCAAGGCTTTGGTGTATGAGGATGAGAAGAAGTGGAAAAAAGCACTTACGATGTGGGAGGCGCTCGTTGCTCTGCGACCGGCCAACAGCAGGGCTCTTATTGGGGCAGCGTATTGCGCGGGGAAGCAGGCCGACAACGAGAGCGATACTGCCAAGATACGTATCCTTCTGGAAAATGCGTGCAAGAAGTATGAAGAGGCGATCAAACAGGATGATGCGCCTGCCATTGCATGGGGGAATCTCGGCGTAACGCTTCTACAACTTGCGGGCATGGCGAAGGGTGAAAAGCGGCGCATACTGCTGGAAAAGGCTCGTGAAATCTGCAAGGAGGCAATCAAACGGGATGATATGCTTGCCAAAGCTTGGGTTGGCTTGGGAGTGGCGCTTGAACAACTTGCAGACACGGAGAGGGATCGGGAAAAGAAGCGCGGCCTCTTAGAGGCCGCCCGAGATAGATTCGAAGAAGCGATCAAGAGGAATGATCCCCTCGCCCTGGCTTGGGTTTGTCTTGGCGAAGTCATAGGAAAGATTGCGGGCACAGAGGAAGATCAAGAGAAGAAGCGCCTGCTTTGGGAGATGGCCCGCGAAAAATACAAGGAAGCGATCAAGAGAGATGGTTCGCTTGTCTCCGCTTGGTGCGGCCAAGGGGTCGCGCTTCAATTCCTTGCGCAAATTGCAAGGGACTTGGGAGAGTCAGACAAGTGGCTGGAGTTACTTCAGCAGGCCGAGAAAATGGCCCAGAGAGCCAATGAAATAGATTCACGAAGGGGGGCGTACATCCTTGCCTGCATTGCCTCGCTGCGGGGGGACAAGGACAAGTGCCGGGAATGGCTGGAGAAGGCGGAGAAACTTCGTGATCTCCCACCCGTTGAGCATCTGGAAGAGGACACAGACATGAACCCTGTGCGGGGGGAGGCGTGGTTCAAGCAATTGTTGGAGCGGCAGCGAGCGCGGGAGGAGGAGGCGGATGTGGAGGACGGGGGGGCGTGAGGGAACGGGTTCTCTTCCCGGC
Protein-coding sequences here:
- a CDS encoding lipoprotein-releasing ABC transporter permease subunit → MRFEWYAASRYLRGKRKTRFISLITLISVAGVSVGVIALIVVMSVMTGFDIALRETIIGNRAHVTVVLPAGQRMDDYSSVIGEVRAACPEVLAAGPITQVEGLLKMGRDTTGAIILGVDPALEAEVTDLERNLTKEGGRMFGAGKLPGEKEVVLGYRLAHRIGARVGSEVGVITDKPTVTPFGVRPGNQVYLTVSGISQAKMSDFDSLYAFVDIQTAEMLTGRPGADGIHMKLTDPFLADAVANRVEEALPYRAETWYQNQEAFFEALKQEKLAMFIILVFIILVAAFNITSTLIMIVMEKRRDIGILRTLGSSSWSILRLFVLEGLMIGVGGTLLGVIAGTLLAYNINPVAEFVAGLFGIDLFNSTIYYFDGIPVAVVPLDILWITVSAVALTFLSTLYPAWSAARLNPVDALRYE
- a CDS encoding ABC transporter ATP-binding protein; translated protein: MSDPAPSLIECRGVRKVFRDAERTLEILRGVDLEVPVGGIMAISGASGAGKSTLLHIMGTLDRPTDGEVLFRGEPLHRMAASKVNAIRNREVGFVFQFYHLLPEFTALENVMMPALCKGKTVRACRPRAEELLERVGLRDRMTHKPGKLSGGEQQRAAIARALFNKPSIVLSDEPTGNLDEKTGREIVELLWELNAAENVTLVLVTHDESLAARAHHWVALHEGRAEKRV